In one Spirosoma rigui genomic region, the following are encoded:
- the thiM gene encoding hydroxyethylthiazole kinase codes for MDQSPQAIWTDLAQIRALAPLVHSITNFVVMNNTANALLALGASPAMVHAPDEVEEFVSISSALVVNIGTLDATFVEGMRLAMRQAKALGKPIVFDPVGVGATTYRNRVSEELLALAAPDVIRGNASEIMALAGLNAQTKGVDSLHGSEAAIEAARRLSSALDNVVVISGEKDYIVRGDQMATVANGHPLMTKVTGMGCTATALTGAFAAVNTDYFWASTHAMAVMGIAGELAVAQKAAPGSLQLNFLDALYALTEETIANRLQLTVA; via the coding sequence ATGGATCAATCCCCTCAAGCCATCTGGACCGACCTTGCGCAGATTCGCGCGCTGGCTCCGCTTGTGCACAGCATTACCAATTTTGTGGTGATGAATAATACCGCCAACGCCCTGCTGGCCCTGGGCGCGTCGCCCGCTATGGTGCATGCACCCGACGAAGTGGAGGAGTTTGTCTCTATTTCGAGCGCACTGGTCGTTAACATCGGTACGCTGGATGCCACCTTTGTCGAAGGGATGCGACTGGCCATGCGACAGGCCAAGGCACTCGGTAAGCCCATTGTATTCGATCCCGTGGGTGTTGGGGCTACTACCTACCGGAATCGGGTCAGCGAAGAACTGCTGGCACTGGCCGCTCCCGATGTCATTCGCGGCAACGCTTCCGAGATTATGGCCCTGGCTGGCTTGAACGCACAAACCAAAGGGGTTGATAGTTTACACGGCTCCGAAGCCGCTATCGAAGCCGCCCGGCGACTCAGCAGCGCACTGGATAACGTAGTGGTGATCAGTGGCGAAAAAGACTACATCGTTCGGGGCGATCAGATGGCTACCGTTGCCAACGGCCATCCGCTTATGACCAAAGTAACGGGCATGGGCTGCACCGCAACGGCCCTGACCGGCGCGTTTGCCGCCGTCAATACCGACTATTTCTGGGCTTCTACTCATGCTATGGCGGTAATGGGTATTGCCGGTGAACTGGCGGTTGCCCAAAAGGCGGCTCCCGGCAGTTTACAGCTCAACTTTCTCGATGCCCTCTATGCACTGACTGAAGAGACCATTGCCAACCGGCTTCAACTGACCGTAGCGTGA
- the thiD gene encoding bifunctional hydroxymethylpyrimidine kinase/phosphomethylpyrimidine kinase: protein MKTYKRALTIAGSDSGGGAGIQADLKTFAALGCYGMSVITALTAQNTQAVTGIMPVPPSFIAEQIKTVLSDIGTDAVKIGMLHSAEVIVTVAKTLAELGVTNIVLDPVMVAKSGDKLLLDEAVDALKIWLLPLATVITPNLPETSVLLGRPVETLADMQPAAEELALLTPGAILVKGGHLSTAESTDLLYLSDSDRYLYPTTRIATANSHGTGCTLSSAIAAGLARGLSVVDAVSAAKDYLTQALQAGAVYRLGHGHGPVHHFFNVWQ from the coding sequence ATGAAAACGTATAAACGCGCGCTAACCATTGCCGGCTCCGATAGTGGGGGCGGGGCGGGTATTCAGGCCGATTTAAAAACGTTTGCGGCCCTGGGCTGCTACGGTATGTCGGTCATTACGGCGCTTACGGCGCAAAACACGCAGGCCGTAACCGGTATCATGCCCGTACCGCCCAGCTTCATTGCGGAGCAGATCAAGACGGTGCTGAGCGATATTGGCACCGATGCCGTCAAGATCGGGATGCTGCACTCGGCGGAGGTCATCGTGACGGTGGCGAAAACGCTGGCCGAACTGGGCGTCACGAACATTGTGCTGGACCCGGTGATGGTAGCCAAGAGTGGCGACAAACTCCTGCTGGATGAAGCCGTCGATGCGCTCAAAATCTGGCTGCTGCCCCTGGCGACCGTTATTACGCCCAACCTGCCTGAAACCAGCGTACTGCTCGGGCGACCCGTAGAAACCCTGGCCGATATGCAGCCAGCGGCCGAAGAACTGGCTCTGCTAACGCCGGGCGCGATTCTGGTAAAGGGAGGGCACCTGTCAACCGCCGAAAGCACCGATCTGCTTTACCTGTCGGATAGCGACCGGTATCTTTACCCGACAACCCGGATCGCCACGGCTAATTCGCACGGAACGGGTTGCACGCTTTCATCGGCCATTGCGGCCGGTCTGGCCCGGGGGTTGTCGGTTGTCGATGCCGTTTCGGCCGCCAAAGACTACCTCACGCAGGCATTACAGGCTGGAGCTGTTTATCGGTTGGGTCATGGCCACGGACCCGTCCACCACTTTTTCAACGTCTGGCAATAG
- the thiE gene encoding thiamine phosphate synthase: MNRLYLVTDGGIARRAGHTLPFVVEEACRAGVRWVQLREKDLSTRDFLDMGLALKRITRTYGARLIINDRVDIALAVDADGVHVGQDDMPYDRVRSLIGPDKIIGLSINTLAELEAARNADLDYLGVATIFPTGTKQDTSSLLGIDGLRAICGRTQLPAFAIGGINATNIRETIRAGATGAAVVSAICGHPSPYDATRELIGLLDEV, from the coding sequence GTGAACAGACTCTATCTGGTGACCGATGGTGGCATTGCCCGGCGGGCTGGTCATACGCTGCCCTTTGTGGTTGAAGAGGCTTGCCGGGCGGGTGTGCGGTGGGTTCAGTTGCGGGAGAAAGACCTGTCGACGCGGGACTTTCTGGATATGGGCCTTGCGTTGAAACGCATCACCCGGACCTACGGGGCCCGCCTGATCATTAACGACCGCGTCGATATTGCGCTGGCCGTTGACGCCGATGGGGTACACGTGGGGCAGGACGACATGCCATACGACCGGGTTCGTTCGCTCATCGGGCCTGATAAGATCATCGGTTTGTCGATCAATACGCTGGCCGAACTGGAAGCCGCCCGCAACGCGGATCTGGACTACCTGGGAGTGGCTACGATTTTTCCAACGGGTACCAAACAGGACACGTCGAGCCTGCTGGGGATCGATGGACTGCGTGCCATTTGCGGGCGAACGCAGTTGCCTGCGTTTGCCATTGGCGGCATCAACGCAACGAACATCCGGGAAACCATACGGGCCGGTGCAACCGGAGCCGCCGTTGTGTCAGCCATTTGCGGGCATCCATCACCCTACGATGCCACCCGCGAACTGATTGGTTTGCTGGATGAGGTATAG
- a CDS encoding SDR family oxidoreductase: MNITTNTVLITGGASGIGWALAERFLKAGSQVIICGRRADKLAEAQQQYPQLHIRQCDVGQAADRVALFDWVQSEFPQANVLINNAGIQRRMQLANSQENWSESQSEIAINLEAPLHLSMLFIPHLRQHPKAAIMNVTSGLAFVPGAFAPIYSATKAALHSFTMSLRHQLSGTSIEVIELVPPAVNTDLGGTGLHTFGVPVGDFADAMMNGIEAGSVEIGYGTSETNRMASREQIDEIFRQMNSRF, encoded by the coding sequence ATGAACATTACGACAAACACCGTTTTAATTACGGGCGGAGCCTCCGGCATTGGCTGGGCGCTGGCCGAGCGATTTCTGAAAGCAGGCAGCCAGGTCATTATCTGCGGACGCCGGGCCGACAAGCTGGCAGAAGCGCAGCAGCAGTACCCGCAACTCCACATCCGCCAGTGCGATGTAGGGCAGGCTGCCGATCGGGTAGCCCTGTTCGACTGGGTACAGAGCGAGTTTCCGCAGGCCAACGTACTGATCAACAATGCCGGTATCCAGCGCCGGATGCAGTTGGCTAACAGTCAGGAAAACTGGAGCGAGAGCCAGTCCGAGATTGCCATCAATCTGGAAGCGCCCCTGCACCTGTCCATGCTATTCATCCCGCACCTACGCCAACATCCGAAAGCCGCTATCATGAACGTAACCTCCGGGTTGGCGTTCGTACCGGGAGCGTTCGCACCCATTTACAGCGCCACTAAGGCAGCCCTCCACTCGTTCACGATGTCGCTGCGCCACCAGTTATCCGGCACGTCGATTGAGGTGATCGAACTTGTCCCACCCGCCGTGAACACCGATCTGGGTGGCACGGGGCTGCACACGTTTGGCGTACCCGTGGGCGATTTTGCCGACGCGATGATGAACGGAATTGAAGCGGGTTCGGTGGAAATTGGCTACGGTACCTCCGAAACCAACCGGATGGCCTCGCGCGAACAGATCGATGAGATCTTCCGCCAGATGAACAGCCGTTTCTAA
- a CDS encoding glycoside hydrolase family 18 protein, translated as MFAPSQPVYVMFRTVSLLTFLSITLLLAGFKPVPKPIVLAYVGGFRGQIDAGQIAAEKITHINYAFVDVRQNRAWLHNLATDSLNLRSLNQLKLRNPDLKILISIGGWAWSENFSDAVLSDTARLAFAASAVDIVRQYQLDGIDIDWEYPGMKGEDNVFRPEDRENFTLLFKNLREQLNSLKKQTGQDYLVTTALPGFDAIFTHTDMGQAQQYLDYINVMSYDFFTGGPLAGHHTNLYATGKVKNETSGDKAVKLYRDAGVPAEKLVLGIAFYGRAWQLEKDNPKAHPRTITKVERGGGYTFINDTLLTNPAYKRYWDRKAKAPYLYNAALKRFVSYDDEESVRAKCQYVRKKGLAGVMFWEYFNDPKTYLLNEINKEL; from the coding sequence ATGTTTGCCCCTTCCCAACCCGTTTACGTTATGTTCCGCACCGTTTCTCTGCTAACCTTTTTGTCGATTACCCTGCTGCTGGCCGGCTTCAAACCCGTACCCAAGCCCATTGTACTCGCCTACGTTGGCGGCTTCCGGGGACAGATCGATGCCGGACAGATTGCCGCCGAGAAAATTACCCATATCAATTACGCCTTCGTTGATGTGCGGCAGAACCGGGCCTGGCTGCATAACCTCGCCACCGACTCCCTCAACCTCAGAAGTCTGAATCAACTCAAGCTCCGCAACCCCGACCTGAAGATTCTGATTTCCATTGGCGGCTGGGCGTGGAGCGAAAACTTCTCCGATGCGGTCCTGAGCGATACCGCCCGACTGGCTTTTGCGGCTTCGGCGGTGGATATCGTCCGGCAGTACCAGCTGGATGGTATTGACATCGACTGGGAGTATCCCGGCATGAAGGGCGAAGACAACGTGTTCCGGCCCGAAGACCGGGAGAATTTTACCCTGCTGTTCAAAAACCTGCGTGAACAGTTGAATAGTCTGAAAAAACAGACCGGCCAGGACTACCTTGTTACTACGGCCCTTCCCGGATTTGACGCCATTTTTACGCATACCGATATGGGGCAGGCGCAACAGTACCTCGACTATATCAACGTAATGTCGTACGACTTTTTTACGGGTGGGCCGCTGGCCGGTCATCACACGAATCTGTACGCAACGGGCAAGGTAAAGAATGAAACATCGGGCGACAAAGCCGTGAAACTCTACCGCGACGCGGGCGTTCCCGCCGAGAAGCTCGTGCTGGGAATCGCCTTTTACGGTCGCGCCTGGCAACTGGAAAAGGACAACCCCAAAGCCCATCCGCGAACGATCACGAAAGTAGAGCGTGGTGGTGGTTATACCTTTATCAACGATACCCTGCTGACCAATCCCGCCTACAAACGCTACTGGGACCGTAAAGCCAAGGCGCCCTACCTGTACAATGCCGCTCTTAAGCGCTTCGTCTCCTACGACGACGAAGAATCGGTACGGGCCAAATGTCAGTACGTGCGGAAGAAAGGTTTGGCAGGCGTCATGTTCTGGGAGTATTTCAACGATCCTAAAACGTACTTGCTGAACGAAATAAATAAAGAACTTTAA
- a CDS encoding DUF3137 domain-containing protein yields MSLLRNMFGPYKDEIWQQLAQEINANYIEGGFWNQSKVEANIDEWTVTLDTYNVSTGKAHIVYTRLRAPYVNRDGFRFKIYRKGFFSELGKKLGMQDVEVGFPDFDDQFIIQGNDDYKLQRLFQQPTIRQLIELQPEISLEVNDNDGWLSTTFPKDVDQLSFMVVGVIKDIDRLKQLYQLFAEILHRLCQIGSAYDDDPLVELP; encoded by the coding sequence ATGAGCCTGTTGCGCAACATGTTTGGCCCGTATAAAGACGAGATCTGGCAACAACTGGCCCAGGAAATAAACGCCAACTACATCGAGGGCGGTTTCTGGAATCAGAGTAAAGTAGAAGCCAATATCGACGAGTGGACCGTGACGCTGGATACGTATAACGTGTCGACCGGGAAAGCACATATCGTATATACCCGCCTGAGAGCCCCTTACGTGAACAGGGACGGTTTCCGGTTCAAGATTTACCGGAAAGGGTTCTTCAGCGAACTGGGCAAGAAACTGGGTATGCAGGACGTTGAGGTGGGCTTTCCGGATTTCGATGATCAGTTCATCATCCAGGGAAACGATGACTACAAGCTCCAGCGTCTGTTTCAACAGCCGACGATCCGGCAACTGATCGAGCTTCAGCCCGAGATCAGCCTCGAAGTGAACGACAATGACGGCTGGTTATCAACAACGTTTCCGAAAGATGTAGACCAGCTGTCGTTCATGGTTGTAGGCGTAATTAAAGATATTGATCGCCTGAAGCAGCTGTATCAGCTTTTTGCCGAAATTCTGCACCGACTTTGCCAGATCGGCTCCGCTTATGACGATGACCCACTCGTTGAGCTACCATGA
- a CDS encoding M61 family metallopeptidase gives MKIIRLLLLASATFVAQVTFAKPTVPLVYEVNLNDRADDQFKVTLHVAGLTADNAIYQFASTAPGTYQVMDIGRYVKGFKALDAKGRELKTEQVSTNQWKLDQPGKVRTIQYSIAETWDTPVTEHKPYNMCGTSIEKDHVLINGQGVFGFPSGMQSAPIELKLDYPAEWTVGTALETNDKGYYKAANYDRIVDSPILLGRLTKATTAVAGAQIDVYTYSKTDKIKSDQLLNNMQSMLTAAGTFLKQLPVKRYTFLYHFEDQDWGAWEHSYSSEYVIKEEEFSKKLADNMTSIAAHEFFHVVTPLNIHSEIIQQFNFVTPTPSEHLWLYEGVTEWASDAMQLRGQIMDLPTYLDELTQKIAYDKSVDTTYSLSKLGLTCYTDEGQRQYGNIYARGALVAGLLDIRLLELSNGKRGLREVINELATTYGPDRAFPEKEFFTIFAQKTYPEITDFINRYIKAAEPLPFTEYYGKLGITYLPAVNTGQKVPSMGMGAGFVDNKFVLTSLSDSLRQAGLQEKDEWVAYNGQPVTLETFSAIQNELKKQKVGDVYELTVRRNGQEIKAKGTVREKELVQKYTFQVDPQATPQQLQLREIWQRNL, from the coding sequence ATGAAGATCATACGCCTTCTGTTACTGGCTTCGGCCACGTTCGTTGCCCAGGTCACGTTTGCGAAACCAACCGTTCCGCTGGTCTATGAAGTCAACCTCAACGACCGCGCCGACGATCAGTTTAAGGTGACATTGCACGTAGCTGGCCTGACCGCCGACAATGCTATTTACCAGTTTGCGTCTACCGCGCCCGGCACGTACCAGGTTATGGATATTGGCCGGTATGTGAAGGGATTCAAAGCCCTCGATGCCAAAGGACGCGAACTGAAAACGGAACAGGTATCGACCAACCAGTGGAAGCTGGACCAGCCCGGTAAGGTGCGCACGATCCAGTACAGCATTGCCGAAACCTGGGATACGCCCGTGACGGAGCACAAGCCGTATAACATGTGCGGCACGTCGATCGAGAAAGACCACGTGCTGATCAACGGGCAGGGTGTATTTGGCTTCCCGAGTGGGATGCAGTCGGCTCCTATCGAGCTGAAACTCGACTATCCTGCCGAGTGGACGGTGGGTACGGCGCTGGAAACGAACGACAAAGGGTACTACAAGGCGGCCAACTACGACCGGATCGTGGATTCGCCCATCCTGCTCGGCCGCCTGACCAAAGCGACAACCGCCGTAGCTGGGGCGCAGATCGATGTGTATACCTACTCGAAAACCGATAAGATCAAGTCCGATCAACTGCTGAACAACATGCAGTCGATGCTTACGGCAGCCGGTACGTTCCTGAAACAGCTGCCGGTGAAGAGATACACCTTCCTGTACCATTTCGAAGATCAAGACTGGGGGGCCTGGGAACATTCGTACAGTTCGGAGTACGTAATCAAAGAGGAAGAGTTTTCGAAAAAACTGGCCGACAATATGACTTCGATTGCGGCCCACGAGTTTTTCCACGTTGTTACGCCCCTCAACATCCACAGCGAAATCATTCAGCAGTTTAACTTCGTTACGCCAACCCCGTCGGAGCACCTCTGGCTGTATGAAGGGGTGACGGAATGGGCCAGCGACGCCATGCAGCTGCGGGGCCAGATTATGGATCTGCCGACCTACCTCGATGAACTGACGCAGAAGATTGCCTATGATAAAAGTGTCGATACGACCTACAGCCTGAGCAAGTTGGGCCTCACCTGCTACACCGACGAAGGTCAGCGGCAGTACGGCAACATTTACGCACGGGGGGCGCTGGTAGCTGGTTTGCTCGACATTCGGTTGCTGGAATTGTCGAATGGCAAGCGCGGTCTGCGCGAAGTCATTAATGAACTGGCCACGACCTACGGCCCCGACCGGGCATTTCCGGAGAAAGAGTTCTTCACCATTTTTGCGCAGAAGACCTACCCCGAAATCACCGACTTCATCAACCGGTACATAAAAGCGGCTGAGCCCTTGCCCTTCACCGAGTACTACGGTAAGCTGGGTATTACTTACCTGCCGGCTGTAAACACCGGGCAGAAGGTGCCCTCTATGGGCATGGGAGCCGGATTTGTCGATAACAAGTTTGTGCTGACAAGCCTGAGCGATTCGCTGCGACAGGCGGGTTTGCAGGAAAAAGACGAGTGGGTTGCCTATAACGGACAGCCCGTAACGCTGGAAACGTTCAGCGCTATCCAGAACGAACTGAAGAAGCAGAAAGTAGGGGATGTGTATGAGCTAACGGTCAGACGCAACGGGCAGGAGATCAAGGCAAAGGGTACGGTTCGGGAAAAAGAACTCGTTCAGAAATACACGTTCCAGGTCGATCCGCAGGCAACGCCCCAGCAGCTTCAACTCCGGGAAATCTGGCAACGTAACCTGTAA
- the tenA gene encoding thiaminase II: MDFTQQLWQDISPVYEAILDHGFVTELLSGTLPAATFQYYIQQDALYLTDFSRVLSQLAARAATPDDMLQFAQFAQNAILVERVLHETYFSLYAIEPETAKMPACFAYTNYLLATTSLQPVAVGAAAVLPCFWIYREVGKFIYQQAIRENPYRSWIDTYAGEAFDQSVSQMLTLTNRFAEQASVSELEAMRDAFRMSSRLEWYFWQDAYTRHRWQV; this comes from the coding sequence ATGGATTTCACCCAACAGCTCTGGCAGGACATCAGTCCCGTTTATGAGGCCATCCTCGATCATGGGTTTGTGACTGAACTACTGTCCGGGACGCTCCCGGCTGCTACGTTCCAGTACTACATCCAGCAGGATGCGCTGTACCTCACCGATTTCAGCCGGGTGCTGAGTCAGCTGGCTGCACGGGCTGCTACGCCCGACGATATGCTGCAGTTCGCCCAGTTTGCGCAGAACGCGATCCTGGTGGAGCGGGTGCTGCACGAAACCTATTTTTCCCTGTACGCTATCGAACCCGAAACGGCGAAAATGCCCGCCTGTTTTGCCTACACCAATTACCTGCTGGCTACTACGTCGCTCCAGCCGGTAGCGGTGGGTGCGGCTGCCGTATTGCCCTGCTTCTGGATTTACCGGGAGGTGGGTAAGTTCATCTACCAGCAGGCTATTCGAGAGAACCCATACCGGTCCTGGATCGACACCTACGCCGGTGAAGCCTTCGACCAGTCGGTGAGTCAGATGCTGACCCTGACCAATCGCTTTGCCGAACAGGCCAGCGTATCGGAGCTGGAAGCCATGCGCGACGCCTTCCGGATGTCGAGCCGGCTGGAGTGGTACTTCTGGCAGGATGCCTACACCCGGCACCGGTGGCAGGTTTGA
- a CDS encoding phosphatase PAP2 family protein, whose product MKTTLLFIALGILVAGHTRVQPEPRAGTWKTWVIPSGEAYRLPPPPDAAATLAEEKTLLRMQHQRDSSVTQRIEFWNAGAPGYRWQAAIEKLYDGFPPAWIRGKALMNVAIYDATVAAWHTKTTYKRLRPSIHNKTLTAYLANPDSPSYPCEHAVAAGAAATVLSYLFPAKADSIRQVAEAACQSRVLAGMVYPSDSKAGFELGQRVGRVIVERARTDGADAVWDGKRPTGAGLWNDKRPPIQPLAGACKPWVLKAGNQFRPGPPPEPAGDMKELKQFKKTPAAVGRAFYWASNDFWGTALDQKLFEHNLHLNPPLAARAYALVSVAAQDAYIACWDAKYAYWSIRPNQYDTTYVPPLMDTPPHPSYPSGHATISMARATVLGYLFPEAAAYFVEKAKEAAESRFEGGVHFRVDNVVGMSMGHHVGEEVVKWARHDGAETRPVLVHK is encoded by the coding sequence ATGAAGACTACGCTGTTATTCATTGCCTTGGGTATACTCGTCGCCGGGCATACCCGCGTTCAGCCGGAGCCACGGGCGGGTACCTGGAAAACGTGGGTCATCCCGTCGGGGGAGGCTTACCGGCTGCCGCCCCCACCCGACGCAGCTGCTACCCTGGCCGAAGAGAAAACTCTGCTGCGTATGCAGCACCAGCGGGACTCGTCAGTTACCCAGCGTATCGAGTTCTGGAATGCCGGCGCACCGGGTTACCGCTGGCAAGCCGCCATCGAGAAGCTGTACGACGGATTCCCGCCCGCCTGGATACGGGGCAAGGCGCTCATGAACGTGGCTATCTACGACGCAACGGTAGCGGCCTGGCACACCAAAACAACGTACAAACGTCTCCGTCCGTCGATCCACAACAAAACCCTGACCGCTTACCTGGCGAATCCCGATAGCCCGTCCTATCCCTGCGAACACGCTGTCGCGGCCGGGGCAGCGGCCACCGTACTGTCGTATCTGTTCCCCGCCAAAGCCGACTCCATCCGGCAGGTCGCCGAGGCAGCCTGCCAGTCGAGGGTGCTGGCGGGCATGGTCTATCCGAGCGATAGCAAAGCGGGTTTCGAACTAGGGCAGCGGGTGGGCAGGGTTATTGTTGAACGGGCTAGAACCGACGGTGCCGATGCCGTGTGGGATGGAAAGCGCCCAACCGGAGCGGGCCTGTGGAACGACAAACGGCCGCCCATTCAACCCCTGGCGGGCGCCTGTAAACCATGGGTACTCAAGGCCGGAAATCAGTTCCGGCCGGGTCCGCCCCCTGAGCCGGCCGGCGACATGAAAGAGTTAAAACAGTTTAAGAAGACACCGGCCGCCGTGGGACGTGCGTTCTACTGGGCCAGTAACGACTTCTGGGGTACTGCGCTGGACCAGAAACTATTTGAGCATAACCTCCACCTGAACCCACCCCTGGCCGCCCGCGCCTATGCGCTGGTCAGCGTGGCCGCGCAGGATGCTTACATTGCCTGCTGGGATGCCAAGTATGCGTACTGGTCTATCCGCCCCAATCAGTATGACACGACGTATGTACCGCCGTTGATGGATACACCTCCGCACCCCAGCTACCCGTCGGGTCACGCAACGATCTCCATGGCTCGTGCTACGGTACTAGGCTATCTGTTTCCGGAGGCAGCTGCCTACTTCGTGGAAAAGGCAAAAGAAGCGGCTGAATCCCGTTTCGAAGGGGGCGTTCACTTTCGCGTCGATAACGTTGTGGGCATGAGCATGGGCCACCACGTCGGGGAGGAGGTGGTCAAATGGGCCCGGCACGACGGGGCCGAAACCCGACCCGTACTGGTTCACAAATGA
- a CDS encoding VOC family protein, translating into MATQIFINLPVKDLNRSVNFFTRLGYTFNPQFTNEDATMMIIDENLYVMLLVEKFFRTFTRKAIADTATTTEVILCLSAESRAKVDELVDKALAAGAAPSNETQDQGFMYGRSFQDLDGHLWEVAYMDTSAIGQDPKRAEMASH; encoded by the coding sequence ATGGCAACCCAGATTTTCATTAACCTACCCGTCAAAGACCTGAACCGATCGGTCAATTTTTTCACCCGGCTTGGTTATACCTTCAACCCTCAGTTTACGAACGAGGACGCGACGATGATGATCATCGACGAGAACCTGTATGTTATGCTGCTGGTGGAGAAATTCTTCCGCACGTTTACCCGAAAGGCAATTGCCGATACGGCCACTACGACCGAAGTTATCCTGTGCCTGTCGGCCGAGAGCCGCGCGAAAGTCGATGAGCTGGTCGATAAAGCGCTGGCCGCGGGTGCCGCTCCCTCGAATGAGACGCAGGATCAGGGATTCATGTACGGACGTAGTTTCCAGGATCTGGACGGGCATCTGTGGGAAGTGGCCTATATGGACACCAGTGCCATTGGTCAGGACCCGAAACGGGCAGAAATGGCCAGCCACTGA